TTGGAATAAAGGAACATTACCCTCCATTATGGGACATCGATACGGTAACACTATCATCCCCCACTGTATATCTTAAACCAAATACGTTTATCTTATTTATTTTTGTCTCAGGTTTATATTCCAATATGTGTTGACCTTGAAGACTGGTTCATGGTTCGTGTTGATATGTGGACACTTCACCTTACTTTGTATTTTACTGGGACGTGTACTTCTAGTGTTTCTGATGGGTCAAACTTGATTCAAGTTAGGGTATACCCAACCCTAATAAAATTTGAATCTTTATTCAAAACTTTTTTGGAACAAATTGCATACTGGGAACATTCTGGACGCCCACATGTGGAAAAGACAATGGTGACACATACTGAAGTTTGCCAACATCAAAAGGAAAACCCAGGACCAGATTCAGGGGTGTTAGTTTGTATGTTGTTAAGTAAACTGGTTAACGACGAGGACGTCGGGATTGGGGGAGATGTTGTGGAGGCTTGCGCGAAATACAGAAGAGAGATGGCGGATGAGTTTTATGCAGCTCGTTTTTCACCCCCAAAACGAGAGGATACTACCTCTGGCGAGACAACGCCAACTCCCCCTAGTCGTTAATAAAACGTGTAATTGTTTATCGTACTtgtattaaataattaaatatcaAATTTTGACTTTTTTTGTCAAAAAAACGCATGGTTGGCCCTTTCTGGGCCTTTTTGACAAAAGGCCAAAAATGCCCTTTTGGCCGTTTTCCACCACTCATAACGAGAAGATACGACCTCCGGCGACACGACGCGAATGCCCCAAGCCCTTATTCACCCTAGCAGACGACACGAACAAACCCGGTGATGGCGAAGATGGACACACCGGTGAGATAACGGACCCAAAAAACGCATGGTTGGCCCTTTCTGGCCCTTTTTCACAAAAGGCCAAAAATGCCCTTTTGGCCGTTTTCCACCACTCATAACGAGAAGATACGACCTCCGGCGAGACAACGCGAATGCCCCAAGCCCTTATTCACCCTAGCAGACGACACGAACAAACCCGGTGATGGCGAAGATGGACACACCGGTGAGATAACGGACCCAAAAAACGCATGGTTGGCCCTTTCTGGCCCTTTTTCACAAAAGGCCAAAAATGCCCTTTTGGCCGTTTTCCACCACTCATAACGAGAAGATACGACCTCCGGCGAGACAACGCGAATGCCCCAAGCCCTTATTCACCCTAGCAGACGACACGAACAAACCCGGTGATGGCGAAGATGGACACACCGGTGAGATAACGGACCCAAAAAACGCATGGTTGGCCCTTTCTGGCCCTTTTTCACAAAAGGCCAAAAATGCCCTTTTGGCCGTTTTCCACCACTCATAACGAGAAGATACGACCTCCGGCGAGACAACGCGAATGCCCCAGCCCTTATTCACCCTAGCAGACGACACGAACAAACCCGGTGATGGCGAAGTTGGACACACCGGTGAGATAACGGACCCAAAAAACGCATGGTTGGCCCTTTTTGACAAAAAGCCTAATATGTCGGAATATTACTAAACATTAAATTGTTTATTATAAAGAAACTACGAAACCACAATTCATAAACAACAAAAACATTAATCCTACATACAACGCCATCTATAAAGCTCGTTAGCCATGTGGCGACGATAGTTGGTACAACTCTCCTCTACATCAGTTTCATCAATGAGCGACTTGCCTCTTACAAGGTTGTCCATCATCATACAGACAAGCACCCCTGAATTAGCAATGTTACCATTGTCCTGAGGCACACCGTCTTGAACATAACGAAAAGAAACTTTTTTCTTTGTGCAGTATCTCGAGTTTCGCCAATATTGGATTTGGTCCAGAAAATGCttgaagaaaattggaaaaatgTCCATCACGTGTTCAACCAGCCGTCTTTTATCATTTCCCCATCTTTTATCAGTCCAATATTGTGTTATTTCCATGTTAAACAGATCAACACGGAATAGTAACCAGTCCTCCTGCTTAATCCATATCGgaatatacaaataatcaaccTCCCAAAATGGAGGGTACGGTTCCTTCTTTCCCGCCATGTCTACCGCTCTTAAACAATCCTTCGTATAACACACGTCTTCATAAAATTGCGGAGGTAAAACCGTCCAACGCAATTTCCTTCACGGGTCTTTTAAAAGTTTAGATTGTCGAAGCCGCATCAGCCTTAGCGTCCACGCTTGAACATGCTGCCATAAAGAAAATATATATCTAATCATTCATTTGTATAATCAAAATTTAATAATGGAAGGATTGGGTTTACAATGTCATTTAGGCATGAGCTAGATTCGTAGCCTAGTAGGCTACCCCAAAAGCTTCTAGGTAGCTGTATTTCCCCTAAAAAGCGAGAATAACAAAAAGGGGAATCCCCGTTTAGGTAAAACTCAACAGCATCCCTTGACCAATTTTCGGAATTTTCGGTTGGAAATGGAAAATGTTTTCTTTCTGGAGGGCTGCCACCAGGTTTACTCAACTGAGCAGACGACCCATGGTTATTTACCACGACCTCGGTCGGCTTTGGAAAAGACGAAGTGCTAGAACCAGCCGTTGGACGTCTTAACTTGTTTAGAATCGAAAATGACTTTCTCTGCACCACATCAGCTACTTGTTTGTCACCTGGGTTAGCCATGAAGGTGGTTGTGGTTTTTGTGGAATTCTCACTCACTATGGTAGGGGTATTTATAGTGGGTAGAAATTgagttaaaaatattttttctttttgagaaaaatgctTATCACTTTAAAATTGTGAAATGTCCTTTATACCCTTAATGACATACAAATATAAATACATCATTATGTGTTTTTTTAGCATCGGCTTACTTtgaaaaaataattaataatagacataacaaaaacaaaaacaaaaagaacaaTATATTTATTTCACAGTTTATTACACAATATATTTAACTCACAACGTATTACACTCTATGGGTCATTCGGTGGTGGTGGAAACAGGTTCAAGTCGAGACTCCAGTCTAAGGGGTTTGGTTCAACATCTGCATAACGGTTCCGGTGATCTTCGTTACTTTGGTTTGGGGCCCAATAATGATAGTCTGTTTGGGTCTCCGGCATAAATGTTATCATCTGTGACGCGGGGGTAACAAACCCTGCCAGACTAGTGTTGGGGTCCATCATATGGGACGAGGGGCTAAAGAACCCCGCCTGACTTATGTTTGGGTCTACAAACTGATTGTTGTCACCCATATCATTCTGTTGGGGGTTTAATAACATACCCACGTCAAAACCCTCGGAGCATGCCGTAGCCAACGCCGACTGCCATGATGCACCCGTATCAGTATTACCAAGGTTTACCGCAAAGTTTAAATCTTCGTTACCACCGGATCCTGTCCCCCCCCCCCTGTTTCGAAGTTTGGCGCCCAATTTGATGGCCCGGCCTCTTCAACGTTTCTACCACCACGAGCACGACGTCGTTGCCTACCTAACCTCTGTGTACGAGGATATGAAACAAGGTCCACCGGCTCCTGTGACAGATGAGTCAGATATTGTGTGTATTGTGGAACATTAGACATCTCAAGGGCCCGATAAGCCGCACCATGAATAACGTCCACATCTTCAGATCGGTGAATTAGACCCATCGTCTCCGACTgcaaaaataaattaataattaattttttaataaaaataagaatGGATGATTTCAATAATTTTACACTTGTAAATACCATCATTTGGACCCTCGCTCCTTCGTCTTGAAATCCGCTCGTAGGGCCAGCTGACAACTGTGGGTTAGACACATATAACACCGTATGTTGCATGTACCACGACATGTAATCGTTGGCAACTCCAACAGATGTCGTGAGTTCCCCCGTCACCAAGTTTTGATGACGTGCCTCCCACTGACTAACATACGGTGCGTGACGACTTAACCAGTTCCAGCCGGTTTTCCCACTCCGGTTCATGGCATGAAGTCTGGCATGCTCATTATGATCTATGGCAATTGGGTTAGGTATGTACTGGAACATGCCAAACTGTCTCATCACTCGTTGAGGATAGTGATGCTCCACAACCGCGTAGCATAGCAAAGGGCAACAACTCAGCCAAATTCCCATACCACTCCGACATATATCAGGGAGTCTATCGAGAATGTCGTCGTATGGCCTCCAATTAAActgcaacaaaaaaaaaattcattcattaaaaccttttcaaacaaacttaaatTTTATATGTCAACAACTAACAACCATACCGTTGCCTCGGTCATTGATTGCAGCTGATGTGTGGAAACATCTGTACACGTTAAGCTTCCCTTCCACCTAAAaggataaattaaaaaaaataacataagtcaggtatatatatacaaataataaattTCATTATTTACAATTCACACTACCGAGCAGCTAACGGGGCATTGTACTGGAACCGGGCAATAGCAGGAGCAAAACAGCGAACCCTCTCCCAAGCCCACACTTGTAGAAGCGCAACTGGGCCAGTAATGGCTATAGCATTAGGTGCTGTAGCATTACAAAGGTTTTTGTAAAGGAGAGCTAACACAGCACCTCCCCAACTATATCCCGAACATGCGGGCAAGTCTACCAGAAAatctaaaaatttgacatcaatcAGGTTGTTTGCAATATTAGGAAAGATTGTGCACCCtatcaaataaaatattatttgacGTGCACGAAAAATGCAATCTTCATCTGATGCTTCATTTTCAGAAAAATTGGATGACGTTATTTGTGCTAAAACTCGGGCGGACCTAACCCTTTTGCCCTTCACAAAAGCTTCTTCAGGGGTAAACCCCAACACCGTTTGACACTTGTCGCGTACAGTATACATCGACATACCAGTGTCAGCCCCAGAAATAGGCAACCCATCTATCGGTAGCCCCCACAACACGTTGACATCCTGTAATGTCACGGTCGTTTCTCCAAATGGAAGGTGAAACGTGTGAGTTTCTGGCCTCCATCTCTCAACCAACGCAGTTATTAACGCGTGGTCAAGATACTTGTACCCACATTGCAGTATCCCGCTGAAACCTGCTGCATGTATTAAAGCTTCTACCCTTCCACTAACCGGATTTTGTTTGATATGTTGCCAGAACGTTCGATCTGATCGTCTAACATCTAATGGGTTATCATACGGTGTAGGATTTTTAAACACCTCAAACGCACGGTGATTGTTGCCCAAGAACAACACCGATGCATTCATCGGACCAGGATGACATTCAAAATTCATCTTCGGCTTATAACACTTGACTGAATTTTTTTCGTTAATGAAAGGATTGACTTTGATATTGAAAATGTAGCTCAACTCCTTTGCTTTATGTTCATATGTAAATACTTCACCAGCTGCCTCAATTTTCGAATTCATTGTGTTTGCAGAAGTTTTCCTTACACTACAGTTGGATTCTCTTACACACAACTATTCAAATGTGCAGGTTTTATTTCTTATCATGTGAGAGCTAGGGTCAAGTCATATCACCAAAACATTTACCACTCACATTTCATGCAAGAAAGGGACAAAAACCTCATACATGCACCTATACACTACCATCCGAAAAGCTTAATAAATTCTGCAACTTTTGTCCATATTCAAAAATAATCTGCCATGCTTTATTAAAGTATCGAGACAAAACAATAAGCTTGTGGTTCAAATCTGCGACCTTTAATAAGCTTGGGATATGAATCTGCGACCTTGTATAAGGTCTGGACATCAATTCGCGACCTTTACCAAGGTTTATACATGGATCCGCGACCTTATACATGATTGGAACTTCAATCTGCGACCTTCAGCAAGGTTGGGACATGAAATAGCGACCTTTAATAAGCTTGGTATATGAATTCGCGACCTTGTACAAGATTGTGACATCAATTCGCGACCTTCACAAGGTCGCTGTTTCAGACACAGACCTTTGCAGAGAATGTCAGCTTTTGCAGGAATTCATGTTCTTTTGCAGAAAATGGAGAGAAGGTCGCGAATTCATTCCACAACTTACCTATATCTGAAAATATT
The sequence above is drawn from the Helianthus annuus cultivar XRQ/B chromosome 12, HanXRQr2.0-SUNRISE, whole genome shotgun sequence genome and encodes:
- the LOC110892997 gene encoding serine/threonine-protein phosphatase 7 long form homolog — translated: MNSKIEAAGEVFTYEHKAKELSYIFNIKVNPFINEKNSVKCYKPKMNFECHPGPMNASVLFLGNNHRAFEVFKNPTPYDNPLDVRRSDRTFWQHIKQNPVSGRVEALIHAAGFSGILQCGYKYLDHALITALVERWRPETHTFHLPFGETTVTLQDVNVLWGLPIDGLPISGADTGMSMYTVRDKCQTVLGFTPEEAFVKGKRVRSARVLAQITSSNFSENEASDEDCIFRARQIIFYLIGCTIFPNIANNLIDVKFLDFLVDLPACSGYSWGGAVLALLYKNLCNATAPNAIAITGPVALLQVWAWERVRCFAPAIARFQYNAPLAARWKGSLTCTDVSTHQLQSMTEATFNWRPYDDILDRLPDICRSGMGIWLSCCPLLCYAVVEHHYPQRVMRQFGMFQYIPNPIAIDHNEHARLHAMNRSGKTGWNWLSRHAPYVSQWEARHQNLVTGELTTSVGVANDYMSWYMQHTVLYVSNPQLSAGPTSGFQDEGARVQMMSETMGLIHRSEDVDVIHGAAYRALEMSNVPQYTQYLTHLSQEPVDLVSYPRTQRLGRQRRRARGGRNVEEAGPSNWSALATACSEGFDVGMLLNPQQNDMGDNNQFVDPNISQAGFFSPSSHMMDPNTSLAGFVTPASQMITFMPETQTDYHYWAPNQSNEDHRNRYADVEPNPLDWSLDLNLFPPPPNDP